A part of Desulfotomaculum nigrificans DSM 574 genomic DNA contains:
- the grpE gene encoding nucleotide exchange factor GrpE, protein MTEEKKVEQQEEAAAAEANLINEQATNEQVDKTEEIPEAEQQTDEEIDDPAELKRLLAEKTAEAENNFNRALRLQADYENLRRRTRQEREELLKFGAEQLITALLPVLDNFERALASAGNGGEKFVSGVEMISRQLNEVLQNEGLTPIPAVGEQFDPNIHEAVMQVEDTGEPENTVVEELRKGYYLKGKVIRPAMVKVAKS, encoded by the coding sequence ATGACTGAAGAAAAAAAGGTGGAACAGCAGGAAGAAGCGGCTGCTGCTGAAGCCAACCTCATAAATGAACAGGCAACAAATGAGCAAGTGGATAAAACAGAGGAGATTCCCGAGGCTGAGCAGCAAACAGACGAAGAAATTGACGACCCGGCTGAATTAAAGCGACTGCTGGCCGAAAAGACGGCTGAAGCGGAGAATAATTTTAACCGGGCCCTGAGACTGCAGGCTGATTATGAAAACCTGCGGCGCCGGACTCGCCAGGAGCGGGAGGAGCTCTTAAAATTCGGGGCTGAACAGTTAATTACCGCACTGCTGCCGGTACTGGATAACTTTGAACGGGCACTGGCCTCAGCCGGTAACGGCGGGGAAAAATTTGTCAGTGGGGTGGAAATGATTAGCCGCCAGCTGAACGAAGTGCTACAAAACGAAGGATTAACCCCCATTCCGGCTGTCGGGGAACAATTTGACCCCAACATACATGAGGCCGTAATGCAGGTGGAAGATACCGGAGAGCCTGAAAATACAGTGGTGGAGGAACTCAGAAAAGGCTACTACCTAAAAGGCAAGGTTATCCGGCCCGCTATGGTTAAAGTGGCTAAATCTTAA